Proteins co-encoded in one Epinephelus moara isolate mb chromosome 13, YSFRI_EMoa_1.0, whole genome shotgun sequence genomic window:
- the fam13c gene encoding protein FAM13C, whose translation MFCFCLQSSLLKLQALEVEGGPSLGPSPEESPPALGSKEQKSPCGSVELGGKDGKTLALCHSVPADENSPPELLTVVTRPPQSPRHQPFTTIHPGQQPLTPDGVLPPSPHHSPYSPQRSSPGGEGGGGGGEGGCGALLQLLAGGPSPLPSPRCSSLSHSLRFNSDPDTAPSPPCSQQYIQCRGRDRAEGSEDLECPSSIPFLTRQIQMLKKKVRRFEDQFEQEMNYKPSHNDKYSNPEMIRVMGELAKARKQLKEMRLRQSVFESKEPDGPGNTCRYGSGQQGAPGHKPTLEETVESLFRRLREKRQALGLPDNMKEMTQAQMVLEKITLQKCLLYFESVHGRPGGKQEKNLVKPLYDRYQMIKRLLCASPTIPTIEEEDGSDEDSMSSSTVEELPVPPPRRAARPAAGEEDSDRDSDPAFVSPLDEVKAVHQQPALTMANLHEASRSQLLQCLRETRAEKKTRRKVLREFEDEFYRQTGRICQKEDRTPMKEEYQEYKQLKAKLRLLEVLLSKQEVPKTM comes from the exons ATGTTCTGCTTCTGCCTGCAGAGTTCCCTGCTGAAGCTTCAGgcgctggaggtggaggggggccCCTCGCTGGGTCCGTCCCCAGAGGAGAGCCCCCCTGCCCTGGGCAGCAAGGAGCAGAAGAGCCCCTGTGGGTCAGTGGAGCTTGGAGGGAAAGATGGGAAGACGCTGGCTCTCTGCCACAGCGTCCCCGCTGATGAAAACAGCCCCCCAG AGCTGCTGACAGTAGTGACCAGACCTCCACAGTCTCCCAGACATCAGCCGTTTACCACCATCCACCCTGGCCAGCAGCCCCTGACCCCCGATGGAGTTCTGCCCCCCAGCCCTCACCACTCCCCCTACTCCCCGCAGAGGAGCAGCCCTGGAggtgaggggggaggagggggaggcgaGGGAGGATGTGGggctctcctccagctcctggCGGGTGGCCCCAGCCCTCTGCCCTCCCCCCGCTGCTCCAGCCTCAGCCACAGCCTGAGGTTCAACTCCGACCCCGACACCGCACCGTCACCGCCCTGCAGCCAGCAGTACATACA gtGTCGGGGTCGGGACCGGGCCGAGGGCTCGGAGGACCTGGAGTGTCCCTCCTCCATCCCGTTCCTCACCAGACAGATTCAGATGCTGAAGAAGAAGGTCCGCAGGTTTGAGGATCAGTTTGAGCAGGAGATGAACTACAAG CCGTCCCACAACGATAAATACTCCAACCCAGAGATGATCCGAGTGATGGGGGAACTGGCGAAGGCTCGCAAACAGCTCAAAG AGATGAGGCTCAGACAGTCGGTGTTTGAGTCGAAGGAGCCAGACGGTCCAGGAAACACCTGCAG GTACGGCTCCGGCCAGCAGGGAGCGCCGGGCCACAAACCCACACTGGAGGAGACGGTGGAGTCTCTGTTCAGACGGctgagagagaagagacaggCTCTGGGCCTGCCAGACAACATGAAG GAGATGACTCAGGCTCAGATGGTGTTGGAGAAGATCACTCTGCAGAAATGTCTGCTCTACTTTGAGAGTGTACACGGGCGGCCG gggGGTAAACAGGAGAAGAACCTGGTGAAGCCTCTGTACGACAGATACCAGATGATCAAACGTTTACTGTGTGCCAGCCCGACTATCCCCACTATa gaagaagaagatggtTCTGATGAAGACTCAATGAGCTCCTCGACAGTCGAAGAACTTCCCGTCCCGCCTCCTCGCAGAGCGGCACGACCTGCTGCCGGCGAGGAGGACAGCGACCGGGACAGTGACCCGGCCTTCGTGTCCCCATTAGACGAGGTGAAAGCCGTCCATCAACAACCTGCTCTCACCATGGCCAACCTGCACGAAGCATCCAG GTCTCAACTGCTGCAGTGTCTGCGGGAAACAAGGGCAGAGAAGAAGACGAGACGTAAAGTTCTGAGAGAGTTTGAAGACGAGTTTTACCGCCAGACTGGAAG AATCTGTCAAAAAGAGGATCGTACTCCGATGAAGGAGGAATACCAGGAATACAAACAGCTCAAGGCGAAACTCCGTCTTCTGGAAGTCCTTCTAAGCAAACAGGAAGTCCCTAAAACCATGTGA